The DNA window aaatctCTTCAATTCGTTGCCTCGTTGCGGCATTATTTGAGGACAAATaataaaccaacagacaaatacactttcgcaaatataatatgggtagtgatatcaaACGACacgtcattatattatattgaaaaaagTATTAATACCGTCGGATGGTAAGAATATGTTCGGAATGTTTTAAAGCCACTTTTTGTAAGCTGACGCGAAACGACCTTGACCTGACTGATCAGTTGATCACTGACAAACTTGTTACAACGTTAAAAGTAAAAGCTTTCGCCATTCATGCTGcccaatcaaaataatatgctaCGGTGGCATGAATCACGTTGCTCATATCCTAAcaatttataataacaaaatctaaaatctctacatctaaatctgttcagtcatttagaagttatggtggaacaaAAAACTcacacatacaaacatacatgaGGAGCTGGCGGACAAATCCGGACCTATCCACATACTGCTTTTTTTGCGCTATTTGTGCACTGTTACATTTCCTAACAGAGTTAGAAAGTTTTGAGTTTCTTCTAGAGTTGGTGCTACTTAAGAGAGgcttatgtccaacagtggatgcaTAGTGGCTAAAGATAAAGAGATAAGTAATAAGAATTCATTCGCGTCAAGGTTTTATTCGTACGTGTGTACCATTTAATTTAGCTACTGCTAACTAAACCATTTGCCTAATCTTCATGCGAAGCTAGCTGATATAATAGTTACAGGCGAAGCTATTTTTATGATGCATGAAATTCATTAAAATTTGTAAAGTTCTTTggtaaattttgtattttaaagaatattagtcaagcATGATGACTTATTCAAACTAagtcctctccaactaagcgtcaagcttgtgctaggagtaggtacgacaatagtgcaacgggtggggtttgaaccgatgactttcggatttcagtccgctcctttaaccgtaatgagctattgaggctctatataaattaaataaatatatctaaatatgaTAGAATAATAGCAGTAATCTTTGTATAGATATTAATTACTATGAATAATGGTTTTGATTTAGTTAGATTTGACCGGGCCTACACACATCACATACCTCTTATTACGTCATTACCAGGATCTTCCCATTTATTAAAATCTTCATGGACTAAAACCAAAACTAAAAGGATATTTTCGtgtaaagtaggtacctctGTACTTACCGGTGGAGATCTTTGTCATGACGTACTAAGTACACACAATTTTCTGATCAGTAACCCTACATACATGTATTATTATGCAGGGTCTTCTTAATAATATACATTAAtttgtaaatacataggtaggtatacgtactTACTCTCAATGTTTCTTGTTTTGGTTCAATTTATTACAACATATTAAATTAAGCTATTTTTAGGCTTtagttatattaatttttaaaagggAATTatgcaagttttttttaaatttttactggAACAATTCCTTTTGTCTATAAAGAAATTAAGATGATGTTTTTTGATGTTTTTTGaacttaataataagtaatattacctACTGTTTGTAAAGTTTAAAGAACTTAACACTTTGTCAATGGCATTaacctaatttttaaaatattttttgcctgTTATTTTTGGTActtaataggtatttaattacctacatgtTACAGTAAAACATAAAACTTTATGTATTATTGGTaggtatgaataaaaaaaaacttttatgtcGTCTAGACGAAATTAAGAATGCCTCATGTAAACGTATTCCTAATATATCGTGCGACCTTACTACAGGTAGTGTGTCCATAAGGCTTGACGTCCAATAGGCATATAACTTATAGGCAAAgcgatcgattttttttttgtatttaagtatattttaagtaGCAGCTTCCATTAGGTAGGCTTAAGATTTGGGCGTTCTAACAGAAGATTTTGAACATTTCATAGCTGCGCAGAGAAGCTAAAGCTTTCTCTCTAAACGCCATGAATGCCAGATGCTCTGGCGATAATAGCCAAATAATAACatatcatattaattattattgtattatattattatattatattaaatattatattttgtttagtttagactTTAAAGATTGTATAGTAAagtgtaagtaaagtaaaatattctttattgtacaccgaAATCAAAACATTAGATAGTATTATGTACAACCATTTTTAGCACTAATGTGCACTTGTCTTTATGATGTCCCTAAAATGGCAAACGAATTATAATCAAATACAAAACGTAAAACTTAATGGCacttaatttaaataagaaCATTATCATATCAATCGGGACATGTTTAAGAGTTCATGAACGCTGATGCAGAATGATCTCACCGAGTGGGCAAAGTCACTTCGAATTCGAAGGACAGGGGcgatttttgatatgttttacgccaatataaattaaataaattgatacAGAATTAAATGACTTAAGATGAGTATTTACATAATTGAATTAATGtcaaaattaaatgaatataAATTACCTAATTTATGAATCTCATCATTCTTAGTCATTACTCATGAGTAGGTAGTTACGTTTTAACGTACCTATTATAGTCGTACCAGTAACCCACCAGTAACAAGTACTGTGTGCCTGGTTACTCACGAGCTGTGTTACCAGTTACTGGCTACACACTGTGCCGCAACCGagcaataaaattatatcaGTAGTTTGTGCCCTTACCGGGAGTTGCACATCTAGCTTGAATTAGTTCATACAATAGGTACTACATTGACCGTATCCCGCCCGGGCAAGGCCCCGGTCAAATACACAAGCTGAAATAAATCCACTTCTTACTGAGTGGGTAGGCATGTGAATTCGTAATCCATCATTTTATTATGTTGAAGTTACAAACATGCTTAGCCACTCAGTTGCTCAGTATGTCCAGAGTCCAGCAGCTATGGAGTTGTTCTAGCGTGTGCAGAAATGCAGGCCCCTTCCACCTTTACAAGCATATTCGCAAGCGTATGCAAATACAAATACgtattttattggttttaagTGTACTCAGCTCAGTTGGTGTCAACAAAGCAATTTTTGCTGTCCTTGAGGCGCCGGTTATGGCAGAAAAAGACGATTGCTAACTTACAAAAatgtttgtttgacaaacacagTCGCGAACAATCTTATTCGCGAACATTGCCAAAGTTTTAAGTGAACACTTGACCTCAGTTTGAATTGAACCTACTAAATAGaatctgaataaattaaataacaaaaataaattatattttataatataatttataacactGACCTTTCTcgacctattattattttaatctagTAATCACTACTACGTTTGTGTAGATTATATTTCATAGCCAAGTGATGTGTAGCCACAGATCATGATCTGCATGTGTAGCATCAGTGTAGCTGATAAACTCATGAAATGAACACCCTATACCTAATATCGCTTTTAGCGCTCTTTTGGGGTCGGAAATTGGGAAACtcagaaatacgtgtttcatattgaagtaggtatagttaaattaGTTTCGAGATAATCTTGGTACGTTATAATTTTACTTCAAGACATTTAGAATTTCTTTAATGTTTAAAGTGCCTTTCCTCTTTCTAACCTACGTCGTTTAAACAAGAACGGCAGTTAACTTTACGTTTAAAAACCGCAGTAAAAACAAACTAtagttaaatctaaaactacttataaaaatttgagagaatcactaacaagttttttttttttttttttttttttttttttttttttttttttttttttttttttttttttttatttattcacaacttaaaactatccttacaggctaacctaatacgatagctaagtaaacttaaataaccctactttatttaaaaacttaacaacAACGTTGTGGCCCTTATGAACTCGCCCAGTGAGCAGCTGAACAGGTCGATGTGTTCAGCGACCGAGTTGAGCGTGCAAGTCGCGCGCGTGAGCGGCGCCCGCTGCAGCAGGCAAGTGCGAGCGCGCGGTTGCGCCAGCAGTGGAGGCCTGCGTCTGCGTGACCCACTGTCGTTCGGCACGCAAAAGCGTAACTCCTTCAGGACAGCAGGGTTATGCACCTTCCCTCTTAGCACCTTAAATATGTACGCAGCCAGGGACACTTCTCTTCTTAATTCCAGTGTACTGTATCCCACCATGCCCATGACAAACAGAGTGGGATACAGCAACGGGTATCCCGGATACACTCCGTACAACTTTAGGTACATAAaccttaaaaatttattttgaatgcgtTCCAGCATCACTTTGTACTTAGCTTCACCCGGTGACCATATGGATGCGTTGCATTCCAGATGGCTTTTCACCAGGGCTTCATACAAAGCACGCAACGCCTTGATGTTAGTGAACGCATTCGCTTGTCTTAGGACAAAACCCAAATTCCGATACGCTCTCTTACATGTATCGGCTACATGTTTCCGGAAATTTAGGTCGGCGCTGAACTGAATCCCTAGGTCCCTAACCTCCGTGACCCGCCGCAGCGTCTGCCCCTCCAGCTGGTACTGATGGTGGCGCGGGGCGCGCGCGCGGCTGAACGTCATCACAGAACACTTGGAGACATTAAAATGAAGCTTGTTCTCCTGGCTCCACTTGCTAACTGCATCTATGTCTCTCTGTAGTCTATCGTGATCTGAGATCTCGAGATCTGAGTTCATACATCGATCTAATATTTGATGTTGGTTGTTTGTTGTGAAGGGGATGGCAGGAATCTCTACAGGGTAAGCCGCGCATTGGTTCGTTCAGACACCTTTCGTTTCACGAGCTGTAGGTAAAAAGTTCCTACAACCACAAATTATAGCCTCACAGTCACATGCCCACATCTACATTTTACAGGATACGACTAGAATAAAATGATAAAGGTTGTCCTTGACTCCTCGCCAACTCTAATATCATTAGATTGGTACATATGTAATTCATAAATGCATTTCCCGAGAGAGTATACCTAATTAGCGAATGTTGTGTAATACGGGCAGCGGACACGCGTAGACGCCGGCTGGCGCCTGCTTTGCTTTACCCTAAGGCTAAGGTCAAGGCGAACGGTATAATCCTTCAGACGTTATGCGGTTGCTTTATCCATAAATTGCATTTATGGCGAGAAATGTATATCCCGTCAAAGTTAACTTAAGACCCGAGCGGAATGCGCCTACTCTATGCAATTAATTAGTTTGCTTtttaagtgtaaaataaaaaaacattcactattttattttacaatcaacCACCCAATTAATGTAGTATAAATATAGTGGTCCAACATGAGTaggtataatccgcgacagttcgagatggcaatcgaggtataaggcgggggacgccccgcacactcgcacgtcactcgagctcgcctgcaccgggttagcgcgggggctgtgcgagtgtgcggagttttccctccccgattgccatctcgacctgtctcgtgTACTAGGTCACTGTTGAGGGCAGCGGCGAACAAAATCCAGTCCATGCAGTCCCTATATGagacaaccgatagacgtccagcagtggacgtctatcggttgataaaaattatgatgatgatgatgatttttgatTTTACTGGTCCGAGCTGTGCGCTTGCAAGTGAGCTTTAAATCCATTTGGGCAGCCTTGTAGTTTACCCCTTGCAGGTGAGCTTCAAATCCATTTGGGTAGCCCTATAGTTTATCCCTTGCAGGTGAGCTTCAAATCCATTTGGGTAGCCCTATAGTTTACCCCTTGCAGGTGAGCTTTAAATCCATTTGGGCAGCCTTATAGTTTACCCCGTGCAGGTGAGCTATAAATCCATTTGGGCAGCCTTATAGTTTACTCCTTGCAGGTGAGCTTTAAATCCATTTGGGCAGCGTTATAGTTAACCCTTGCGGGTGAGCCTTAAATCCATTTGGGCAGCCTTATAGTTTACCCCTTGCCCCTTTAGGTGAGCTTTAAATCCATTAGTTTACTGTATTGAGACTACTCAATTGGATAGTTTTGGACGTTGATACCTAATACCTCATACGAATACGGTGCCCAAAAAGGAAAATTATATTGCAAGCAAATtgcttttctttttgttttaatttttaacataaaattaaagtaaattacaCGTCAAATACCTATGCGTAAAGCTTGTCAAGTCGTTTTTAATTGTGTATTACTTTTACGTTCAGAATCACGTGTAAAAGCACGTGTGCATTGCATTTACATTTTACCATTTACGCATATGAAACAGCATTACGTAGGCTTAGATAGGTATCTGCAATAGAAGTGTCATTAGCTATTTTAAGTGCTTCTACGGTAGGTAAACGAACATTTCTGGAAAAAATAGAAACACTTGGGACCGATTCCGCTGTATCCCCGCACTCGAGGCCTCTTtgttactagctaatgcccacgacttcgtcggtgtggatttgggttttaaaaatcccctaggAACTCCTTGATTGTCTggaatagaaagtagcctatgtcgctttccaggtctttaactattgcAATACAATTAtaactaagtattttaatttaaaaataagaaaaaatagaataataaaaaccggttaggtgcgagtcggactataaaagtaaaacggtaagaataattttgttaatgaaccgcaaaactaactttgtttctagaggtttattgttaatatcaaaacAACTATGATAGTTATAgcgttacttttattttttctgtaaaatatacataaatttcTATTGCCATAATTATTTCGGATTTTTCGATTCGTAAACTTCGGACTTAAGTGGGGAGgaaaggtatttttttcgacgtATTGCACGATATATAAAAAACTACTATGgacaaaaataagtaaaatcagttttagaatgtacatgtgaacTCCTTTCAAATAATACCCGATTTGAtaatatcttactttaaaatctgaaaatactaatttattattagtttgtgaacacattttaattttttttaatgtgatgtaactacaatttcacggttttcggatttcttccgttacttttgctataagacctgtgctatctgccaaatttcatgatttgaggtcaacgggaagtaccctataggtttcttaacagacacgacagacagacggacagacagagacagccaacaaagtgatcctataagggttcctttttccttttgaggtacggaaccctaattaataAGGAAAATCAGCGTTGCATGCTCTTGTGCTTTATGTTATGAGGCATACAGCacagcattatgctgagctATTTTCAGATTATGCCTCGCATGACAATGTATTCCACAATCTTAGCGCTTCTTTTAGGCACTTCTAGCAAATGCTCGAATCGTCGAAGCGCCGGTAGCTCACACTTTAAAGGACATATTGTATTGTGTCGTACAAAACGTAGTTAATTCATATATTCTCTTTCTCTTTCTAATTCAGTTATTATGGCAACCCTAAAGCCGCGTTTATTTGATACAAATTTGTTCGCGccgacgacgcgacgcgacgcaacGCGTTTTCTCAAAGTGGCGACGCGGCCAACAATTATAGTGTCTGGGGAACGCGCTGCTATAGCGCAATACGCTTTATTTATACAGAAACTATGTTTTAAATTCAATGAGCAAAGAAACAACCACTTTTTACATCGCCATTACGAATTCCCGGTATCCGAGAAGACAAGGATGCTGTACAAATTAGTATTAAGAGGGCTTAGGCGTAGAGAGTAAGACATTTTTGTATGAGGTTTAAATTCTACATGCTCACTTTGTGACCAAACCCctaggtataaataaatttgataaaaAAGGGGGAGGTGATTCCTGgcaatttaaatgtttttatataaaaagtagAATTCATATTTGCCAATAACGTATGCGTGAACGCGGAGACCAAGCGGCTGCCGAGCGGCCGCCGCGCCGCATGAAAAAATTCGCGTCGTCTAACTGCAGCCTAAGTGAAACAGATAGAAACCCTGAATCAGCGGCAAGAGCACCGCAGTAATGTTGCTACGCCATTGACCTCATTGTGAGCTGGATACATAAACAAAATAGTTACGGCCATCATCTAACCTAAGTGCATCTCATCTCGGTGTTGACATCTGAGAGGACGatattgtttacattattggCACTATTCTATTCGTAGAGTAAACAATACCTACTTTGTGCCGCagcttgcaagttgcaacaaaTTATCGTCATAATTAGGCTTATtttacactacgggatataaattatattatagtccggtcaaaatagataTTCAAGGTAGATATTCAATATAGTTAGCATAGGGCTATAAGTTGGTACGAACGTTGGGAACACTAGTATATAAATGAATTGTGAAAAGTCTCCATCGATTTATATTGATGATCCCAACATTCGTACTAACTACTAATTTTTtgccctatgcgaattattgtaaccttaaatgtctattttgaccagtccggtcaaaatagacattcaaggtggATATTCAATCATATAATTTGTATCTATCTCGTAGTGAAAAATGAGCTTTAAGCTAGTTTCTAATttcaaactaggtacctacgggatataacttatattatagtccggtcaatattcgCGTTCCCAATGTTTGTACGAAATTTCAGAGTACAAATTGGCACGAATGTTGGGAatgccaatattgaccggattGCTTATAgcccgtagtttgaaataagctttatgcTTGcaacaaataattatatttaaagcaGGGTGTCATTTTTGGAGCGCGGTGGTTAGTGAGGCAAAAAACTTaacgaatattattatttattatcaattgCCTCCGATgagactaaaaaaaattaaaaataccagccaagtgcgagtcatactcATGCACCGAGGGTTacgtacttcagtcgtattttttcgacatattttgttcgataaatcaaaaacttttatgcataaaataaagtaaatctattttagaatgtacagcttTCATAAttatatgatactccacttggtatagcaatctcctttgaaagttcaaaatggtacctacttactaattatttgtttataaacacattttaatttttttttcgtaccTTACAGGTTTCTTGATGTTGATaggcacgacagacagacagacgtacaactaagtgatcctataatggttactttttccttttgaggtacggaaccctaaaaataaccaTAACGCATACATTGTATTTAACTAGCCATTAATAAGTGGGCGCCAGAGATTCGCATATTGTAATGTAACATAGATTTATTGCAATTTACCCACTGTTTTCCTTATCAACGCAACGCCTCAATGCCGGGGTCGCATCTTGCATGCCCATTGCAATTTGTGAACTGCTGTGTGTTCTAGCGTATTccattaatatatttatgtacACGGCAAAACACTCCAGAAGCTATTTTAAATACATCGTTAGAATAATTTATGACCACATTAATTATAAGGTTATTGGAATCAAGCTCACGTGTAGGTGAATTTAAATTCACGCATCTATTAAAATTAAGTCGGAGGAAAAATTTGCAATACAAAGATTTCAATGGCCCTGAGTTTAATATTGGAGGGGATGGTAAGTGTGGTAACTTAAATACGTAAATCATTTCGGCATtcgttttaggtacctacacctatTCTAACTTCGTGCGCAAAATAGGcctacatacatagactgccaaaatcataccCCTTCCTTTTGggtttgccgtagtcgggtaaaaaaggtTTGACGTAGTCTCCCAAGTTTCAAGGCGATTTAAAGTCAGAAGCCAAAATaactaaaaagaacaataaaacCTATTGTCTAAAGTGATTGCTTgagactcaaaatggttaacgcccactgagatttttgtttctgttatttgtatgggattacgtactgagagagcgctatactaacttctttccgtggatagagtataggtacttatgagTCTGTATGATTctgtaatgtaggtacctactatgttcTCAGTTGAGCCTGGGCGTTACCCAATGTTTTCTTAGAGGAAAAAGTTATGAAGGGTCTCAAATCATCATTCAGCGTGTTAACCTCACGGTTAACACGCTGAATAGAAATGCTCAAGTTAAAACTGCCCAATTTACAATAGACTAAGAACATTGATCGGTTGTGTAACAGCAGGCCTCGAAATCGCCCGGTGCGTAAGGTCACTATCGTCATTTAATTTTGCACgctttcataatatttatttgatgTGAATGACCTCCgaatttcaattattataagttgacaaaaaaaatataggtaggtatttgtttccATAAATAGTCGTTTAAGTTGTATCACCACGTACCTACCTtggtaagtacttacataagtcacaaactagtggacggatcgtTCTGAAGCTATCGTtcttggcttgcagatagctattatgacgtaggcacccgctaagaaagaatttttgaaaattcaacccctaagggggtgaaataggggtttgaaatctgtgtagtccacgcggacacagtcgcgagcacaagctagtcttTCTATAAGTTACTTCACAACGTTGTCATTTGTATAAAATTGTATGGTATTTTTGACAAAGACAAGTAACATAGTATCCAGGACTACAGaatatagattaaaaaaatacaaatagcgagcaaaagagcaggcgggtcacttgatgttaagtgattaccgccttCCATGGACATTTGCAGCAGCcagcaccagaagaaccgccgatgcgttgccggcctttcaagaatttggtagtccgccccttgaataaccccatattgtaatctagtggaaacAGATTAATTAATGCAGCCAAAAAAGGAACGTTACAGTCAGCTtcatatttacaattttatgatTGTAATTTGGAAGTGAGTACTTACCTCCTTAACTTTTTGTTAGTGTTCTTTCTGGACATGTttttcaaataagtacctatctaccaatgtatttaggttttgtaTTAAAGGACTTACGTCTACAAAAATAAGAATTCGTTTTTATGAGAATGAAACGcatgtacctaatacctaattaaagttCAAATGCAATTATAAAATCACAATACCACTAATATACTTAATTTGACCGCCATTAGAATCAAACGCAAATAAAATTAGTTGTGCATTCAAGCATAAAATTAGAATAGACGTGTACCCACGTAAATGAATTATACCTTAGTTTGTTAACGGAATTCCGAGGTCGGAGTGAATTGACGTCGTTCAAGCACCGGCGAGGGACTAACAGCAGCCTATTCATCCCTTTCGACCTTGGCGTTCTGGTTCGGATGCCTGCTTAGTGCTTACACGTGGCAAACTTAAGGTACGGTCTCTACTTTCCGACTATTCATCTTTTTCTCTTGACAAAGAAGAATAAACCTAATATTGCATTAATTAGGTATCtgaaagatagatagatacacatagttcgaaaaaccgataggcgttggggtcccaaggtgctggaatgacgaccttgcaccggaaggcgcagcgttggaagcccccccactaggtggacgaacgacatcagccgagtcgcaaggagccgctggattgaggcggtgcaagaccgttgcgtgtggaagtccctacaagagacctatgcccagcagtagacgtctatcggttgatgatgttgTAGATAGAGCGGAGGAGGGGGAgaggtttttagtccgtagcTTTAGATAGCATCCCCAATGGAGTTGAGCATGCCCGAAATACTGAAGTATCCACGAGGATTTTCCTGCTCCCCAAGGAAATTAAATGGGAATGCAGCTGGAACATGCTAGACCTAAGACACCAGCTTTGGTCACCAGAGTCTGCTGTAAGCTCTAAAGACTTCATACGCTTGAATTCTTTACATTTTGTAAAGACACTGTTCTTCGAAATCATGTATTTTTAGTGCACGCCTAGGGTGTTCACTACACGTTCAAGTAAACGACGATAacccacgcaaacgaagtttcgggcatcatctagtttaataaACATTCCACTCTAAAGGAATACTTACatgtatatattttaaagaatattacccaagtttatcatgatgactaatattcccttttcccctccaactaagcgtaaagcttgtgctaggattaggcacaacaatagtgcaacgggtggggtttgaaccggcgagcTTTCGgatttaaccgttgagctatcgaggctttaATTTTGCTTTATATGTAAAAAACCTAAGTATATTGATATGATTCATATACTTAGGTTTTGCATATAAGTACTTGTGATAAGTATGGTATTTTCATAATATGCGCATACCATTACACGTGGCAAACTTTAACTTCCGTTCGTGTTGTTAAGAGATAATAACACCTATTTAAGTATAAACTATTGTGTATTTTGTGTTACAATGTTACATAGGATATAGCTATTAAGCATAGTAGGtaatacctatagtacctacctacttaagtttctGGAATATACGcactaaatatttttacacatTTTAGGAAATATATGCCAGTTAGTAGGTATAAGGTATCTTCTTTATTGCACTATACTTATCATtcttataaatgtaaaagtttacCTATTCAAATATAGACTATCTATCATAGACATACATCTACCGAGAAATACTCCAACTTTAATAAATCCCGAAAAAGCATTTAAGCTTTGTAAATATAtcttggactaagagccagcgtgtgccaaaccttggttattttataaaagctgaaagtttccaaCCCCAGGGAGAAGAAGGAAACCAAAATAGGgaggaacgattagcgactatgaagtttggatcatggtggttttgggagataacaggtagataatataaaggtgtaaaaaatcttacgtcaaagtataaagtctatttttttatgttttcttcggaatagtattagaaatcacgtcatgcattgccagacacttggcaaccccctgccagacacccagtagcgtgcacagggtttaaagccagggtaggcactagttaagttaCATACATTGagcattacaactggggtaagcagagCATTTacgcctctatgacctgcacgccactgcagacATCCTTAAACTATAACaacttattaaactttaaggcgGGCGTCTAGTTGTTTGCCTGTTTGATTGAATTGATTGGCATGAGTTGATAGAGcagataagtacctatttatatgtTTGTAGAGTAGAATATAGGTAGGCTCCTGGTTTAATGAAACGTACCTTTAAAACCTTGAACTTGCCGTTTAGGGTCAAGTTGATTAAATAACATTGAATGCCTCCTTTCTGCCCTTTGATTCTTACAAATCACAAGGTTAACCCTATAAAATTTGTTTGTTCAGTCACGGGCCTTATATAATACACTTAAGGACCCATAATGACAATTTTGAGATTTTTGGAAGCTCTATAGCGCTTTCATAATTtgaaactaatatttttaaaattaaaaaaattaaattaaattaaatttgaatataCTCATTGTAATCTTTTGTCATGAAATCGAAACACAacagataggtacattttctTCGACAAAAAAATGACCGAAAACTGCTCCAAGTATTAAGATTAAGTTTTAATTGGAAACATCTGCATTATTACCAGCCCATGGCTGACCTActacgagtctcctctcagaatgcgaaGAATTTAGGC is part of the Maniola hyperantus chromosome 3, iAphHyp1.2, whole genome shotgun sequence genome and encodes:
- the LOC138404731 gene encoding uncharacterized protein, with the protein product MNSDLEISDHDRLQRDIDAVSKWSQENKLHFNVSKCSVMTFSRARAPRHHQYQLEGQTLRRVTEVRDLGIQFSADLNFRKHVADTCKRAYRNLGFVLRQANAFTNIKALRALYEALVKSHLECNASIWSPGEAKYKVMLERIQNKFLRFMYLKLYGVYPGYPLLYPTLFVMGMVGYSTLELRREVSLAAYIFKVLRGKVHNPAVLKELRFCVPNDSGSRRRRPPLLAQPRARTCLLQRAPLTRATCTLNSVAEHIDLFSCSLGEFIRATTLLLSF